Part of the Streptococcus ilei genome is shown below.
CAAGAAAACAAACCCAAAATAAAAGGGGTTTTTGTGAGAAAAAACCTTTAGAAAGCCTAATGTAAGGCTGTTTTTCTGAGATGGTTCAAAGTAAAGAAGAGACTTCACAGTCTTTTATATTATTGCAAATTTAAAAAGAAATAAAAAAGGGGTTATATTAATGAAACAAAGGTGAAAAAACTTTTTTTGAAAGGGGTTACACAATAAAAAGCTTTTAACTTGTTTCGTTTTACTATCTTTTAAACCAGGTCTGTGGTATACTAGATAGGTTGCAAAGAAAGCAGTACTTTTCTTTCGTGGAAAAGAAGCAACACGATCTTTCATAAAAGTTATGAAAGTACGTCATGACAAGAAAAGTATAAACTAAGCGCTATAGGATGGCTTCGCACCATCTTTAGAAAGAAGAATAACGTGAAATTTAATGAATTTAATCTTTCTGCTGATTTGTTAGCAGAAATTGAAAAAGCAGGATTTGTAGAAGCAAGTCCTATCCAAGAGCAAACCATTCCTTTGGCTCTTGAAGGTAAAGATGTAATCGGTCAAGCACAGACTGGTACAGGGAAAACAGCAGCCTTTGGCTTGCCAACCCTTGAAAAAATTCGTACAGAAGAAGCAACTATCCAAGCTTTGGTCATCGCCCCAACTCGTGAACTGGCTGTTCAAAGCCAGGAAGAACTCTTCCGCTTTGGTCGTAGTAAGGGTGTGAAAGTCCGTTCAGTATACGGTGGTTCAAGTATTGAAAAACAAATTAAGGCACTTAAATCAGGGGCTCATATCGTTGTAGGAACACCAGGACGTCTCCTAGACTTGATTAAACGCAAGGCCTTGAAATTACAAGATATTGAAACTCTCATCCTTGATGAAGCAGACGAAATGCTTAATATGGGATTCCTGGAAGATATCGAAGCAATCATCTCACGTGTCCCAGAAAATCGTCAGACTCTCCTCTTTTCAGCAACCATGCCTGATGCCATCAAACGGATCGGTGTTCAATTCATGAAAGAACCTGAGCATGTCAAGATTGCTGCCAAAGAATTAACAACAGAACTGGTAGACCAGTACTATATCCGTGTTAAAGAACAAGAAAAATTTGACACCATGACACGTCTGATGGATGTTGATCAACCTGAATTGTCAATCGTTTTTGGTCGTACGAAACGCCGTGTAGACGAGTTAACTCGTGGATTGAAGATCCGTGGTTTCCGTGCAGAAGGGATTCATGGAGATTTGGACCAAAATAAACGCCTTCGTGTCCTTCGTGATTTTAAAAATGGAAACCTCGATGTCCTTGTTGCAACAGACGTTGCTGCTCGTGGTTTGGATATCTCAGGCGTGACCCATGTCTACAACTATGATATTCCTCAAGACCCTGAGAGTTATGTTCACCGGATTGGTCGTACAGGGCGTGCAGGTAAGTCAGGTCAGTCAATTACCTTCGTTTCACCTAATGAAATGGGTTATCTCCAAATCA
Proteins encoded:
- a CDS encoding DEAD/DEAH box helicase produces the protein MKFNEFNLSADLLAEIEKAGFVEASPIQEQTIPLALEGKDVIGQAQTGTGKTAAFGLPTLEKIRTEEATIQALVIAPTRELAVQSQEELFRFGRSKGVKVRSVYGGSSIEKQIKALKSGAHIVVGTPGRLLDLIKRKALKLQDIETLILDEADEMLNMGFLEDIEAIISRVPENRQTLLFSATMPDAIKRIGVQFMKEPEHVKIAAKELTTELVDQYYIRVKEQEKFDTMTRLMDVDQPELSIVFGRTKRRVDELTRGLKIRGFRAEGIHGDLDQNKRLRVLRDFKNGNLDVLVATDVAARGLDISGVTHVYNYDIPQDPESYVHRIGRTGRAGKSGQSITFVSPNEMGYLQIIENLTKKRMKGLKPASAEEAFQAKKQVALKKIERDFANEEIRSNFEKFGKDARQLASEFSPEELAMYILSLTVQDPDSLPEVEIAREKPLPFKPSGGGFGGKGKSGRGGRRGDDRRDHERRGNGRRDDYRKGGRSKDRFDKEKRYRKDHKKPRNTSSEKKTGFVIRNKGDK